CCGGCGGCGAGCGTCGCGGTCAACCGGGCGAGCAGGGCGGCCACCGGGTCCCGGCCGCGCAGGAACACCCCGCTGACGCCGACCGCGCCCTGGCCCATGTGGAGCACCGGCCGTACGGGGAGTGCGCGGGTCAGCCAGCGCAGGCTCTCCGGCAGCCGCCCGCCGCGGGCCGCCCAGGCGAGGTCTGCTACGACGGCAAAGCTGCGCGTCGCTGCGGCGGCGCCCCGCACGGAGTCGAGCAACTCGGCGACGGGCATCCCGGAGCGCGCGCACTCTGCTGCATGCAGGGCGACCAGCCCCTGGCCGATCGAGGCGTTGCGGCTGTCGATCACCGTGATCCGGTGCGGCGCGCTGCTGCGCCGTGCCGCCGTCTGTGAGGCCTGCCAGGTGCCGCTGACCTGCCGGTCCAGGCTGATCGCGACGACGTGTTCGTGGTGGCTGACGAGGTATTCGTACACCCGGCGCAGGTCTCCAGGGGCGGGCTGCGATGTGCGCGGCTGCACGGGACTCGAATCGAGCTCGCGCAGGAAGTCACCGCTCGTCAGGCTGACCTTGTCGAGAAAGGTGCGGTCCGCGAAATGGATGCGCAGCGGGATCATGTGGATGCCGAGTTCCTCGCAGAGCTCCTCGGGCAGATCGGCGCCGGAGTCCGTGACCACCGTGATCGCCTGGCCGGCGTGCGATCGCGTCTGCGCCTGCCTGCGCATGTCGTCGGCCTTTTCGCCGGCGACCGTGCCAAAGCGGCCCGCGGCGGCAAACACCGCTCCCGGGTCGTTGGTATGAATGTGGATGCGGACCTTGCGGCGGTTGCCCGCGAGCACGAGGCTCGTGCCGAGCGTGCCGAGCTCGTCATGCAGCCGGCGCCGGTCGATCGTCGGGCCGGCGACGATGCACTCCGTGCAGAACCGGAACTCGATGGACTGGCCCGTGGCCTCGACGACGATGTGCCCAGGCTCGTCGCGTGCGGCCATGGCGGGTGATGGCAGCTGCGCTTCGGGCACCGCCCGGCCGAGGGCGCCGGCGACGAATCCCTCCAGAAAGGAGAGAAAACCGCGTGCGCCGGCATCCTCGACCCCGGCGCGCCGCAACGCGGGCAGTGTGTTGCGGGTGGCGGCCACCGCCTCGCCGGCCGCGGTGAGCGTGAGTTCGAGTGCCGCGGGGAGGTCGCCCGGCTGCTCGCGGCTTGCCTGGCTGAGCCGCCCGGCCACCGCCGAGATGACGCTGATGATCGTGCCTTCCTGCGGCGCATCGAGGGCGCCGCGGGCGTAGCGATCCGCATTGGTGAACGCGTCGGCCAGCGCGGCGAGGTCCAGTTCGCGGCGCTCGCCGACCGCGTCGGCGAGACCTTGCAGGAACTCGGCGAGGATCGCCCCGGAATTGCCGCGGGCGGCATCGATCGCGGCATCCGCCGCCGTGGCCAGCAGCTCACCGGCGCCCTCGGCCGGTGCGGAGACCAGCGCCTGATCCACGGCGCCGAGCGTCAGCGCCATGTTGGTGCCGGTGTCGCCATCGGGCACGGGAAAGACATTGATGCGGTTGAGCAGGTCGGTCTGCCCCAGCATCTGCGCGATGCCTGCGCGCAGCGCCCGGCGCAACAGTTCCCCGTCCATGCGCGACGTGTGGATGGTCAATCCCGCGTCAGCAGGAAACGCTGGCCATTCTCGCTCAGCACCACGCCCTCGGGAGTGATCTCCTCGACCTGCGGCCCTTCGGCGAGTTGTGCGCCCTCGGTGTACTTGCGCATGTTGACGAACACGAAGCGCTCGGCGGGCGTGTCGCTGAACACATGAATGTCGAGGTGCAGGGGTCGGGTCGGCACAGCGCCGCTGGCCATGAGCTGCCCGGCAGTCGGCAGGGCGTCGGTGACCGTGCCGGGCTGCGGGGCGGAAGGTTCCGTAACCGGCGCAACGGCCGGGTCGGGCACGGCCTGGCTTGCGTCCGTCCGGGGCGGGGTTGCCGCCAGCGGTTCATCGGGCTCCAGCGCCGGCATGTCGGCCATGGCCTCGTAATCGGCATCGGCCTGGGCTCGGGGCCTGGATTCAGCAGGAGCGGGCGCTGCGATTCGCGGTGAGCCGGGTGCTGTGGCAGCGATCGTCGGGGGCGGCGCAGGCGGCGGGCGGTCACTGCGCAGCCAGACGAAGGCCAGCAACAGCAGGTTTGCCGTGAGCACGACGACCAGCAGCGGCAGCCAGATCGCGCGCCGCCGCGCGGGCGGGCGCAGGCCGGCATCGGCGAGGCCCGGGCCGGACTGGCGCTGCCGCTCGGTCTCGCTCTTGCGCAGGGCATCGAGGATGAACGACATGCAGCCGTGCTCCGGTTAATTGGCCCACGCCAGTCGCGGCGTGTCGGCCAGGCCGAGGTCGGCGATGATGGCAATCTGCGTCTGCTGGCTGACGAGTCCGTCGGCCGTCAGTTGCCGTTCGCGCTGGTATTGACGCACCCGTGCCTCGAGCGGGCCGTCGTAGACGTCGGATTGCATCGGGGCGATCGGTTCGCCTTGAATGGTCGCCAGGCTGGCGCGCAGCCAGCGGATGTCGGGATCGCGCATGCCCGGCACGAATGCCTTGACCTCCGTCGTCTGCGGGCGCCACAGCAGCAGGTATTCGCCCTGCCAGAAATCGGCGATCTCGCCGACTGCGACGCGATGCTCGCGCCCGTCCATCACCAGCACTGCAATTCCGTCGCGCAGGCCGGTCAACACCGCCTGCCGCTCGGCACCGCTGCGGCTTCGCAGCGTGAGTATCACCGGCGTATTGAGGGTGCGCACTTCGTCGAGGCCACCCCGCTGCAGCAGGCAGCGAAGGCCGGTGGCCTCCGCCTGTTCGCAGGCGTATTCGGGCCCGCTGGCATAACGGGCTCCCCACAGGCCGAACAGGGTGGCGAAGGCCTTGTCGGCATCCTGCCCTGACCACGGATCCTCGAGCAGGTCCCCGAGGTTTTCGAGTTGCCGGTTGCGCTCGATGCTGCCGGAGGCCTGTGCGGCGGCCGATGCGACGGCGTCTGCTGTCGCGGCAGGCGGTGGCCGCGTCGCCGTGCTGGCCCACCACGCAATCGCCGCGAGCACCGCGACGCCGGCGCATGCGGGTAGTGCGCGGGGCAACCAGCGGTTCCACGACGCCATGACGCCGACCGGCCGGTCGTAAACCTC
This genomic interval from Gammaproteobacteria bacterium contains the following:
- a CDS encoding DegV family protein codes for the protein MTIHTSRMDGELLRRALRAGIAQMLGQTDLLNRINVFPVPDGDTGTNMALTLGAVDQALVSAPAEGAGELLATAADAAIDAARGNSGAILAEFLQGLADAVGERRELDLAALADAFTNADRYARGALDAPQEGTIISVISAVAGRLSQASREQPGDLPAALELTLTAAGEAVAATRNTLPALRRAGVEDAGARGFLSFLEGFVAGALGRAVPEAQLPSPAMAARDEPGHIVVEATGQSIEFRFCTECIVAGPTIDRRRLHDELGTLGTSLVLAGNRRKVRIHIHTNDPGAVFAAAGRFGTVAGEKADDMRRQAQTRSHAGQAITVVTDSGADLPEELCEELGIHMIPLRIHFADRTFLDKVSLTSGDFLRELDSSPVQPRTSQPAPGDLRRVYEYLVSHHEHVVAISLDRQVSGTWQASQTAARRSSAPHRITVIDSRNASIGQGLVALHAAECARSGMPVAELLDSVRGAAAATRSFAVVADLAWAARGGRLPESLRWLTRALPVRPVLHMGQGAVGVSGVFLRGRDPVAALLARLTATLAAGERYRFAVAHAGLPDAAARLAAALHERVPGNAGVFVSELGAAASVHSGPETLVVALQPGKPPAATSQS
- a CDS encoding general secretion pathway protein GspB, whose product is MSFILDALRKSETERQRQSGPGLADAGLRPPARRRAIWLPLLVVVLTANLLLLAFVWLRSDRPPPAPPPTIAATAPGSPRIAAPAPAESRPRAQADADYEAMADMPALEPDEPLAATPPRTDASQAVPDPAVAPVTEPSAPQPGTVTDALPTAGQLMASGAVPTRPLHLDIHVFSDTPAERFVFVNMRKYTEGAQLAEGPQVEEITPEGVVLSENGQRFLLTRD
- a CDS encoding AAA family ATPase, with the protein product MYTSFFGLHEKPFSITPDPRYLFMSERHAEALAHLLYGVRESGGFIQLTGEVGTGKTTLVRSLLQQLPDTADVALILNPQLSRIEFLSAICEELHVPLPDARGSVKALTDALNRFLLENHSRGRRTILIVDEAQNLQPDVLEQVRLLTNLETTKQKLLQIILIGQPELRELLARNDMRQLAQRITGRYHLKPLSRDETEAYIDHRVRVAGGVGRIFADGSRREIYRLGRGIPRMINVIADRALLGAFTAESNQVTRDIVRRAAAEVYDRPVGVMASWNRWLPRALPACAGVAVLAAIAWWASTATRPPPAATADAVASAAAQASGSIERNRQLENLGDLLEDPWSGQDADKAFATLFGLWGARYASGPEYACEQAEATGLRCLLQRGGLDEVRTLNTPVILTLRSRSGAERQAVLTGLRDGIAVLVMDGREHRVAVGEIADFWQGEYLLLWRPQTTEVKAFVPGMRDPDIRWLRASLATIQGEPIAPMQSDVYDGPLEARVRQYQRERQLTADGLVSQQTQIAIIADLGLADTPRLAWAN